In Cyprinus carpio isolate SPL01 chromosome B7, ASM1834038v1, whole genome shotgun sequence, a genomic segment contains:
- the LOC109092964 gene encoding uncharacterized protein LOC109092964 gives MVHIIISVLLICGTGLLTAVKASQIDNISAQPGENVTIWCQHNSDVGKNIHWFKQTKSSVPIAIVYMMISYQLKELYTNYLNGFQQDHLLMSLDTENTYLRILNVDVSDSGLYFCGWNSLIMTFGDGTQLDIEERSVTPQQNETENTKIKDLNKSQISTRNCSENIFYNMTFIFGGIIVILIIILLTTLIIKIQNRSTQGKDADGHETQHHEEPHSSVYAALQFSKHKSRRAARNTEDTDIVYSATR, from the exons ATGGTACATATAATAATTTCAGTGCTGTTGATCTGTGGCACAG GCTTGCTTACAGCTGTTAAAGCATCTCAGATAGACAATATATCAGCTCAACCAGGAGAGAATGTCACTATTTGGTGTCAACACAACTCAGACGTTGGAAAGAACATACACTGGTTCAAGCAAACAAAGAGTTCTGTACCTATTGCCATTGTATACATGATGATAAGCTACCAGCTTAAGGAACTAtatactaattatttaaatggttttcaaCAAGATCATCTGTTAATGTCTCTGGACACCGAAAACACCTACCTACGAATTTTAAATGTGGATGTTTCTGATTCTGGTCTGTACTTCTGTGGTTGGAACTCTTTGATAATGACATTTGGTGATGGAACACAGCTAGACATTGAAG AGAGGAGTGTAACACCACagcaaaatgaaacagaaaatacaaaaattaaag ATCTGAACAAGAGCCAGATTTCTACAAGAAACTGTTCTGAAAACATCTTTTATAACATGACCTTTATTTTTGGTGGTATAATTGTTATTCTCATCATCATTCTGCTCACCACGCTCATCATTAAGATACAGAACAGAAGCACGCAGGGAAAAG ATGCTGATGGCCATGAAACACAACATCATGAG GAGCCCCATTCATCAGTGTATGCCGCTTTGCAATTCTCCAAACACAAATCCAGAAGAGCAGCCAGAAATACAGAGGATACAGATATTGTGTATTCTGCTACTAGATAG